CGCCGGGCGCGGGGCGAAACCGGTGATTGGGATCACATCTATAGCAATGACGACGACAGCCCCGTGTTGCGGGTTGAGGTGTCCAACGTGGAGGTGATGAGTAGCGGCGTCACCAAATACGAATTCAAGAGTCTCGACGGCAGCCCCTTGCCCGAATGGACGGCAGGGGCGCATCTGGACATCGTGGTCGCGCCTGAATTTTTGCGGCAGTATTCCATGTCCGGCGATCCGGCGGATCGGTCGAAATATCAGATCGGAGTGTTGCGTGAGGATGTGGGACGAGGGGGATCGAAGCTGCTCCACCGGATTTTCACTAAGGGACGGCGGGTCTTTATCTCCAAACCGATCAACCATTTCCCACTGGTGGAGGAGGCCAGCCGCAGTTTCCTGATGGGGGGCGGCATCGGGGTGACACCGATGATTGCGATGGCGCATCGTCTACATGCGTTGGGACAGCCGTTTGAGCTGCATTACTCCGTGCCCTCGCGCAAGGACGCAGGCTACCTGAATGATCTGGCAGCGATGCCTTGGGCCGAGCATGTGCACATCCATGTCTCGGATGAGGGCAGCCGCGCCGATCTGGATAGATTGCTGGCAGGGTGTCAGGACGGCTGGCATGTCTACACCTGCGGGCCGGACCGCTACATGAGCGGCGTGATGGAGGCGGCAGAGCGGCAGGGCTTCGCTGAGGAGGCGCGCCATCTGGAGTATTTTTCCGTGCCGGAGGTGCCGGAGTATGAAAACTACGACTTCACCCTGAAACTCGCGCGCTCCGGTCGCAGCCTACATGTGCCAGCGGAGAAGACCGCCACGGATGTGCTGGCGGAGAACGGCATTCATATTGATGTGAAATGCTCTGACGGGATCTGCGGCGTGTGCAAATGCGGGCTGGTGTCAGGCGAGGTGGAGCACCGCGATTTTGTCCTGTCCAAGGCGCAGCGCAAAGAGGCGGTGATCCTGTGCCAGTCGCGGGCGGTGGAGAAAGATGGCGTGATCGAGGTCGATCTTTGACAGCGGAGGCTTGAGTCGGCGCGCGCCCAGATGTTTCGGGCCGCGTCACAGATGGCGCGGCCCGGTCGCTGTCACAGAGGGGTTGGCACCCCGATCATGGGGTTTCGGTGGCTGACCTCTCGCCCGCGCGGAGAAGGGCGGCGGCCAGCGCACTTTCGGAGACCGGTTTTTGCACAATCGGGCAGGGCGGGTAGATATCCACGATATCCTGCACTTCGCCGTAGCCGGTGGTCAGCACAAAGGGGATGCCACGCCGCGCCAGTTCTTCGGCCACGGGGACCGATTGTTCGGAGCCGAGATTGACGTCCAGCACCGCATATTCAAAGCCGCCCTCCGCCAGTGCGTCCAGCGCCTTGCCGACGGAGGAGGCGCTGGCGACCTCGAAGAAACCCATATCTTCGAGCATGGCGGTAAGATCCATGGCGATGATGAAACTGTCCTCAACCACCAGTGCTTTGCCACCCAGCTTCGGGGCTTCCTCGGCCTCGGAGAGGGGCGCGTCAGGAATGGTGTTGCTCTCGTTATGCTTGATCTTGTCGAGATAGCGGGTGGGGATACGGAACCGCGCCTCAAGGCCGGTTGTCTTATATTGGACCGAGGCGTCGCCTTTCAGCTCGTGCGGGATGGAGTTCTCCACGATGGTAGAGCCAAAGCCACGTCGTGCAGGCGGCGTCACGGGCGGGCCTCCGCGTTCAATCCAACTGATCAGAAGGGCGCCGCTGTCCTCTTCTTCCAGAACGATCTCGACACGGCCAACCCCATTGCTGAGGGCACCATGTTTTACCGAATTGGTGGTCAACTCATGCAGAACCAAGGCCAGAGTGGTGAAGGCCACCGGCGTGACCAGCGCATCAGGGCCGGTAAGGACAACCTCATCATCACGACCGGTGGTGTAGGCCTCCAGTTCGCAGGTGATCAGCGCCCGCAGGGAAGCGGGTTCCCATTGCTCACCCGTCAACTGGTCATGCGCGCGCGCCAGCGAATGGATGCGACCATCCAGGTTTTCGGTGAATTCGGTCAGCGTCCGCGCCGTGCCCTTGGTCTGGGTCACCAGTCCACGCATCAGGTTGAGGATGTTTCGGACCCGGTGGTTCAACTCGGAGATCAGCAGCTGTTGCTGCTCCTGCGCGCGCGCCCGCTCGGCATTGTTGGCCTCCGTCACCTTAAGGAAGATCTCCAGCAGCACGGTGCGCAGCATATTGGCGCTGTGAAGGCTGTTGTCTGCCCAGGGAGCAGAGCGCCATTCGACGGTTTCCTGCCAGGCCTCGAAGCTTTTGCGGGGGGTAAGCCGCACGCCGTTGGGACCGACCTCCATCGGTTTGGTCGGGTCGCCCGCCCATTCCACCGTCTGCGAGATATTGCGGCGGCACAGGATCAGATAGTCGCGCGGGCGTTTTGAAATCGGGATCGCGAGGATACCGGCGCAGCGGTCGATATAGTCGCGTGCTGGTTCGTGAAGGCTCTCCAGCTGGTTGGTCGAGAAGGCCGTGGCTCCAATGGTGAGATCCAGCATTTTGGCGAGTGACCGGGTCTCCTCCGCGGTGGGTGTGGTGCCGGTGGCGTGAAATTCGCCATCGGAGTAAAGCACCAGACCGTCATGGGGGATCACATCCTGAATGTCTTCTGAGACTGAAATCAGGCTTTCCTTGAACGTGCGGCCATCCGCCAGCATTGCCATCAACTGGGTCTGCAGGCGGCTCATGCTCTTTTCTTCGCGGCTGCGCTGGGTGGTCTCGAACTGGCTCAGTTCATATGAAAACACATGTGCGAACATCTCGATGGCGGTGCGGCGTTCATAGTCGATATACCGCGGGCGCTTGTGATGGCAGGCAAACAGGCCCCACAGCTCCCCGTCTTTCATAATCGATACCGACATGGAGGCGCGCACGCCCATGTTACGCAGATACTCCAGATGGATCGGCGAGACCGCGCGGGTCACCGCCAAAGACAGATCTAGGGGCGCCCCATCGATTTTGAACGCCGGGCTGATCGCCGCGCCCTCATCGTCCACATCGGCAATCAGCCGCAACAGCGACCGCTTATAAAGTGCGCGCGCCTGTACAGGGATATCGGAGGCGGGAAAGAACATGCCTTCGTATTTCTTGGTCTGGTCGCTGCGTATCTCGGCGATCACCTGTCCGGAGTGATCCGGCTGGAACTGATAGACCATGACACTGTCGAAACCCGAAAGCGCCTGCAGGCCGCGTGCAGCCCCCTGCGCCAGTCGCGAAATATCCTCGTCCCGGCGCAGCTGCGAGAAATGCGGGTAGATCTCGGACATCACATCGCGCTCGCTGCGCTCGAATTTCGGTTCGAATTCGATGACCAGATGACGGCCGCTCTGATGGATGCTGACATCAAACGCCTGGCTGCGGTCTTTCAGCGGGATGTTGAAGAACCGCAGGTTGCTGTCCGGGGCCTCCAATGCGCTCAGATTGCGACGAATGCGGGTGAAGGCGTCCTCCGCGATCAGATCTCCCAGCGAATGGCCGACAGCCGCCTGCGCCTCGATGCCCAGTATTTCAAGGAGATTGTCTGAGGCATGCTGCACCAGCCAGTCCGTCGAAACGGCAATCAGCGCGCCGTAAGATTGCACCCGGCCCAATTGGTGGATCGGTTCACGGTCGCAATTGGTCAGTGTGGTGGTGGAGACTGTCTGTTCCAAAGCCATTGTACAGGCCCTTTTTTTGATAAGCCGTTTGCACGTCGCGCCAACGGCGCTGTCTTATATGTATTACTCTATATCAGATCGTGATCAGATCGTGGATGGCCTCAGCGGATTGAGCCGCGCCGCAGTCTCAAAGAGACCGAACCCTTTACGGGTATCTGCAATAATGCACCGGGCCAATGCGCGCCCCTGCGGAAGCTGGTCCAGATCTGTGCAGGTTGCACGCCATGCCACCAGATGATCTCGGGGTGCGAAATAGGCAGGCAGCGCCGACTGGCCCGCCGCCTCGCTCAGGCGGCGGCGCAACACCTCATTTCCCATACGCGACCCCAGCACGAGGTAATCCACCGCCAAAGGGTGCAGCCGGGGCAGGGTGTCGACGGGGATGGTGGCCGGGTGGTCGCCATTGTCGGCGCAATCTGCGCGCAGCGCTGCTGTCAAATCGGCGAGCAGTGCGGTGGCGCGTCCACTCTTGAGACAACAGGTGCTGGCCAGCGCATGTAGTGCAGTATGCTGGCAGGTCAGAAACCAGGCCAGATGGGGCAGGGGGCTTTGGTGAAACGGGGCAAAGGCCAGTTCAGCGGCATTATGTTCGGGACGGGTGGCTCGTCGCAGCTCAAACCGAAACCCGGGCTTGTCCTGAAGGCTGCGATGCGTGCCACGGGGCTGCTGCATTTGTCCGCCTTCTGTTACGGAGGGGGCATCGCCTTTCAGCACAGTGTTCAGGGCGTCCCGGCCAGGGGCGTCCTTGGTATCCTCGGCCAGGGTGAGTGATGCGGGGAGGTGAAGATCTGTCATGGTCTCGTATCTTGGTCCTGCGCGCACGCGTTTTGAATTCTGCATGGACAGGATCCCTCGGTGATCCGGTGCATCCTGTTGTCGTCCCCGCGCTGATCTCTGCGCTGATCCTTGCGGCGTAGTCATGCTTGCAACTTACCAAAGCCCATGAGGAGGTGTGGCACAACCCCTAGCCCCAACAGTGACCTAGCGGCGTTCTGAGGGTTGACCAGTATTCCGTAGGGGGAGACGGATTTGTGCAAAAGCATCGCTTTGATCGGCAGTTTGCGGTTCGTGATTCCGACTCGAAGTGGGTCGAGGCGGCGGGCGCCTAGTGGTCGCGCACGTTCGAGCACCTACATATAGATACCGCGCTGTCGCGCTGGCGCTTGGGCAAGGTATGAGTCGTGAGAAACGTGCCCGAAATGAGAGGAATTTGGAGAAATCTCATATTATAAGCTGTTGATAAAAATGGATAATAATTGATTTTTGGGAAAACTTCATGAAAACGTCAAAAAACCGCTTGCGGCCATCCTTAACTCGCCTTAGAACCCCCTTCACCGGCGGCGCTGAGGCGCTACTGAGACACACCGGACGGGACGGCGGGGACGCTGGATTGGATGGGAAACACGGCGGAGAGGCGCTGGGACGGGCTGGAGAGACGGTCGGACGCATCGGAAAGACGGTGACATTTATGAGGGTTTGATCGGCGGGCGCGTCATGAGATTGGCGCATCTGTTGGTTATTGTCTCTGGATGTATGCTCTTTGACATTGATGATATCTGAAGAGATATGTGGGCGGTTTGGTTCATTCGATGGATCAACCTCTTCATATCAACGCTTTTAGCAAAGCCTTTCGCTCTAGTAGTGAGGTGGTTGCGCGATAATAAAGTGTCAGCTTCACTGTTTGTCGGCTTTCTGTACCTTTGGTACTGAAGCACGAGAAACAGAGAATGTTGAATGTTCGTTTCGAGTTCCTAGC
The nucleotide sequence above comes from Phaeobacter inhibens DSM 16374. Encoded proteins:
- a CDS encoding HWE histidine kinase domain-containing protein — encoded protein: MALEQTVSTTTLTNCDREPIHQLGRVQSYGALIAVSTDWLVQHASDNLLEILGIEAQAAVGHSLGDLIAEDAFTRIRRNLSALEAPDSNLRFFNIPLKDRSQAFDVSIHQSGRHLVIEFEPKFERSERDVMSEIYPHFSQLRRDEDISRLAQGAARGLQALSGFDSVMVYQFQPDHSGQVIAEIRSDQTKKYEGMFFPASDIPVQARALYKRSLLRLIADVDDEGAAISPAFKIDGAPLDLSLAVTRAVSPIHLEYLRNMGVRASMSVSIMKDGELWGLFACHHKRPRYIDYERRTAIEMFAHVFSYELSQFETTQRSREEKSMSRLQTQLMAMLADGRTFKESLISVSEDIQDVIPHDGLVLYSDGEFHATGTTPTAEETRSLAKMLDLTIGATAFSTNQLESLHEPARDYIDRCAGILAIPISKRPRDYLILCRRNISQTVEWAGDPTKPMEVGPNGVRLTPRKSFEAWQETVEWRSAPWADNSLHSANMLRTVLLEIFLKVTEANNAERARAQEQQQLLISELNHRVRNILNLMRGLVTQTKGTARTLTEFTENLDGRIHSLARAHDQLTGEQWEPASLRALITCELEAYTTGRDDEVVLTGPDALVTPVAFTTLALVLHELTTNSVKHGALSNGVGRVEIVLEEEDSGALLISWIERGGPPVTPPARRGFGSTIVENSIPHELKGDASVQYKTTGLEARFRIPTRYLDKIKHNESNTIPDAPLSEAEEAPKLGGKALVVEDSFIIAMDLTAMLEDMGFFEVASASSVGKALDALAEGGFEYAVLDVNLGSEQSVPVAEELARRGIPFVLTTGYGEVQDIVDIYPPCPIVQKPVSESALAAALLRAGERSATETP